A single region of the Terriglobales bacterium genome encodes:
- a CDS encoding thaumatin family protein, whose translation MGCYSPSSKLTMGQWQSVPNPPFTGTTFSPTDPQAQMYACPTPPITPGVCRAGPAATTNYTNLIHAKCNNTYAYAYDDTNGLSSCPATTSTSYEVTFFCPQ comes from the coding sequence GTGGGATGCTATTCGCCTTCTTCGAAGCTGACGATGGGGCAATGGCAAAGCGTTCCCAATCCGCCCTTCACCGGCACTACATTCAGCCCCACCGATCCACAGGCGCAGATGTACGCTTGCCCCACGCCCCCGATTACACCCGGTGTGTGCAGGGCAGGTCCGGCTGCAACCACCAACTACACCAATCTGATTCACGCCAAGTGTAATAACACGTACGCGTATGCCTATGACGATACCAACGGCCTCAGTAGCTGTCCGGCCACAACCAGCACAAGTTATGAGGTGACTTTCTTCTGCCCGCAATAG